In one Eschrichtius robustus isolate mEscRob2 chromosome 15, mEscRob2.pri, whole genome shotgun sequence genomic region, the following are encoded:
- the PELI1 gene encoding E3 ubiquitin-protein ligase pellino homolog 1 isoform X1, which translates to MFSPDQENHPSKAPVKYGELIVLGYNGSLPNGDRGRRKSRFALFKRPKANGVKPSTVHIACTPQAAKAISNKDQHSISYTLSRAQTVVVEYTHDSNTDMFQIGRSTESPIDFVVTDTVPGSQSNSDTQSVQSTISRFACRIICERNPPFTARIYAAGFDSSKNIFLGEKAAKWKTSDGQMDGLTTNGVLVMHPRNGFTEDSKPGIWREISVCGNVFSLRETRSAQQRGKMVEIETNQLQDGSLIDLCGATLLWRTAEGLSHTPTVKHLEALRQEINAARPQCPVGFNTLAFPSMKRKDVVDEKQPWVYLNCGHVHGYHNWGNKEERDGKDRECPMCRSVGPYVPLWLGCEAGFYVDAGPPTHAFSPCGHVCSEKTTAYWSQIPLPHGTHTFHAACPFCAHQLAGEQGYIRLIFQGPLD; encoded by the exons ATGTTTTCTCCTGATCAAGAAAATCATCCATCCAAAGCACCAGTAAAATATGGTGAACTCATTGTCTTAGG GTATAATGGGTCTCTCCCAAACGGCGatagaggaaggaggaaaagtagGTTTGCTTTGTTTAAAAGACCTAAGGCAAATGGGGTGAAGCCCAGCACTGTGCATATTGCTTGTACTCCTCAGGCtgcaaag gcaataagcaacaaggaccagCATAGCATATCATACACCTTGTCTCGGGCCCAGACAGTGGTGGTTGAATATACTCATGACAGCAACACTGATATGTTTCAG aTTGGTCGGTCGACTGAAAGTCCCATTGACTTTGTAGTAACTGACACAGTTCCTGGAAGTCAAAGTAATTCTGATACACAGTCAGTGCAAAGCACCATATCAAGATTTGCCTGTAGAATCATATGTGAACGGAATCCCCCCTTTACAGCACGGATTTATGCTGCAGGATTTGACTCATCAAAAAACATCTTTCTTGGG GAGAAGGCTGCCAAATGGAAGACAtcagatggacagatggatggctTGACCACCAATGGCGTTCTTGTTATGCATCCACGCAATGGGTTCACAGAAGACTCCAAGCCTGGAATATGGAGAGAAATATCAGTGTGTGGAAATGTATTCAGCCTGCGTGAAACCAGATCAGCTCAGCAGCGAGGGAAAATG GTGGAAATTGAAACCAATCAGTTACAAGATGGCTCATTAATTGACCTCTGTGGTGCAACATTGCTGTGGCGTACTGCAGAAGGACTTTCCCACACTCCTACCGTGAAGCATTTAGAAGCTTTAAGACAGGAAATCAATGCAGCACGACCTCAGTGCCCTGTAGGGTTCAACACACTAGCATTTCCTAGTATGAAGAGGAAAGATGTTGTTGATGAAAAGCAACCATGGGTGTATCTGAACTGCGGCCATGTGCATGGCTATCATAACTGGGGAAACAAAGAAGAACGTGATGGAAAAGATCGTGAATGTCCTATGTGTAGGTCTGTTGGTCCCTATGTCCCTCTGTGGCTTGGATGTGAAGCTGGATTTTATGTGGACGCCGGCCCTCCAACCCATGCGTTTAGcccgtgtgggcatgtgtgttcAGAAAAGACAACTGCCTACTGGTCCCAGATCCCGCTTCCACATGGTACTCATACTTTTCATGCAGCCTGTCCCTTTTGTGCACATCAGTTGGCTGGTGAACAAGGCTACATCAGACTTATTTTCCAAGGACCTCTAGACTAA
- the PELI1 gene encoding E3 ubiquitin-protein ligase pellino homolog 1 isoform X2, producing MFQIGRSTESPIDFVVTDTVPGSQSNSDTQSVQSTISRFACRIICERNPPFTARIYAAGFDSSKNIFLGEKAAKWKTSDGQMDGLTTNGVLVMHPRNGFTEDSKPGIWREISVCGNVFSLRETRSAQQRGKMVEIETNQLQDGSLIDLCGATLLWRTAEGLSHTPTVKHLEALRQEINAARPQCPVGFNTLAFPSMKRKDVVDEKQPWVYLNCGHVHGYHNWGNKEERDGKDRECPMCRSVGPYVPLWLGCEAGFYVDAGPPTHAFSPCGHVCSEKTTAYWSQIPLPHGTHTFHAACPFCAHQLAGEQGYIRLIFQGPLD from the exons ATGTTTCAG aTTGGTCGGTCGACTGAAAGTCCCATTGACTTTGTAGTAACTGACACAGTTCCTGGAAGTCAAAGTAATTCTGATACACAGTCAGTGCAAAGCACCATATCAAGATTTGCCTGTAGAATCATATGTGAACGGAATCCCCCCTTTACAGCACGGATTTATGCTGCAGGATTTGACTCATCAAAAAACATCTTTCTTGGG GAGAAGGCTGCCAAATGGAAGACAtcagatggacagatggatggctTGACCACCAATGGCGTTCTTGTTATGCATCCACGCAATGGGTTCACAGAAGACTCCAAGCCTGGAATATGGAGAGAAATATCAGTGTGTGGAAATGTATTCAGCCTGCGTGAAACCAGATCAGCTCAGCAGCGAGGGAAAATG GTGGAAATTGAAACCAATCAGTTACAAGATGGCTCATTAATTGACCTCTGTGGTGCAACATTGCTGTGGCGTACTGCAGAAGGACTTTCCCACACTCCTACCGTGAAGCATTTAGAAGCTTTAAGACAGGAAATCAATGCAGCACGACCTCAGTGCCCTGTAGGGTTCAACACACTAGCATTTCCTAGTATGAAGAGGAAAGATGTTGTTGATGAAAAGCAACCATGGGTGTATCTGAACTGCGGCCATGTGCATGGCTATCATAACTGGGGAAACAAAGAAGAACGTGATGGAAAAGATCGTGAATGTCCTATGTGTAGGTCTGTTGGTCCCTATGTCCCTCTGTGGCTTGGATGTGAAGCTGGATTTTATGTGGACGCCGGCCCTCCAACCCATGCGTTTAGcccgtgtgggcatgtgtgttcAGAAAAGACAACTGCCTACTGGTCCCAGATCCCGCTTCCACATGGTACTCATACTTTTCATGCAGCCTGTCCCTTTTGTGCACATCAGTTGGCTGGTGAACAAGGCTACATCAGACTTATTTTCCAAGGACCTCTAGACTAA